From Endozoicomonas sp. 8E, the proteins below share one genomic window:
- a CDS encoding ACT domain-containing protein, with the protein MSGIVDLEKLLESMNPVLVEDEFVFCNVPGQLSEYINLNPLATFIESEGITLVLSKSSAESAGINFKNTYKQITLSVHSSLEAVGLTAAISNKLASNGISANVIAAYFHDHIFVQSEKAQAALAALHEISGNNG; encoded by the coding sequence ATGTCAGGAATAGTAGATCTTGAAAAACTTCTGGAAAGTATGAACCCAGTGTTAGTTGAGGATGAGTTTGTATTTTGCAATGTACCAGGTCAACTGTCCGAATATATCAACTTAAACCCACTTGCTACTTTCATTGAATCAGAGGGCATAACATTGGTTTTATCCAAAAGCTCTGCTGAAAGTGCTGGCATTAATTTTAAAAATACCTACAAGCAAATTACTTTAAGTGTGCATTCAAGCTTGGAGGCTGTTGGATTAACGGCAGCAATATCAAACAAACTTGCATCAAATGGTATCAGTGCAAATGTAATTGCAGCTTATTTTCATGATCACATTTTTGTTCAATCAGAAAAAGCTCAAGCTGCATTGGCTGCTCTGCACGAAATATCGGGGAATAACGGCTAA
- a CDS encoding FMN-binding negative transcriptional regulator, with translation MHIPSKFKEENLDKLHEFIQEYPLGTLIVSAENTLDADHIPFYLQKQKNAQVILQSHIAKVNPLWKKVSDGQEVLLIFHGPNAYISPNFYPSKKETGKVVPTWNYSVVHVRGRIFFRHESDWILQLLNNISDFYELNQTLPWSVSDAPFEFTKKLINAVVGLEVVIDDIVGNFKLSQNKTASDYSGVVNGLAASENNSDISVSKQMQQSARS, from the coding sequence ATGCACATTCCATCAAAATTTAAAGAAGAAAACCTGGATAAATTGCATGAGTTTATTCAAGAGTATCCGCTTGGCACTCTAATAGTTTCAGCTGAAAATACTTTGGATGCTGACCATATTCCGTTTTATCTTCAGAAACAAAAGAATGCACAGGTAATACTTCAAAGCCATATTGCAAAAGTAAACCCTTTATGGAAAAAGGTCTCAGACGGTCAGGAGGTTCTGCTTATCTTTCATGGACCAAACGCTTATATCAGCCCGAATTTTTATCCATCAAAGAAAGAAACGGGTAAAGTCGTTCCAACATGGAATTACTCTGTCGTACACGTTAGAGGTCGAATTTTTTTCAGGCATGAAAGTGACTGGATTCTGCAGCTGCTCAACAATATTTCTGACTTTTATGAACTAAACCAAACCCTTCCTTGGTCAGTTTCAGATGCTCCGTTTGAGTTCACTAAAAAACTGATAAATGCTGTTGTTGGTTTGGAGGTCGTTATTGATGATATAGTTGGTAACTTCAAGTTAAGTCAAAATAAAACAGCATCAGACTATTCAGGTGTCGTAAACGGTTTAGCGGCCTCAGAAAACAATTCAGATATTTCTGTGTCCAAGCAAATGCAACAATCAGCACGCAGCTAA
- a CDS encoding site-specific integrase, whose translation MERSEQIRFDKLYQKHITTLKLQGKRKSTIDLYSRPLRRLATFFDRCPDRLSPEDLKTYFAALVESHSWSTVKTDRNGLQFFWKHVLGKHWDFVEIIKPPTVKRLPVILTPAEVERLLNTARKLRYYTILLTLYSMGLRLAEGLNLTIADIDSELMRVHLRNCKGGKDRYVDLPSRTLKALRRYWATHRNPKFLFPEGQSAQQRHRATQPMSRSCTQKAMRQLVEECRINKKVSPHSLRHSFAMHLLEQGLSLRAIQTLLGHMCPKTTAIYTQLTETAQLNTRKVMNHLINELKLKGDDQ comes from the coding sequence ATGGAACGTTCTGAGCAAATCCGGTTTGACAAACTGTATCAAAAACACATCACCACCCTGAAGCTTCAGGGCAAAAGAAAATCAACCATTGATCTATACAGCAGGCCGCTGCGGCGGCTGGCAACCTTCTTTGATCGTTGTCCTGACAGACTCAGCCCTGAGGATTTAAAAACCTATTTTGCCGCCCTGGTGGAAAGCCATTCCTGGAGCACGGTCAAAACCGATCGTAATGGCCTGCAGTTTTTCTGGAAACATGTTCTGGGCAAACACTGGGACTTTGTTGAAATCATCAAACCACCGACCGTCAAGCGACTGCCCGTTATCCTGACGCCTGCAGAGGTAGAACGACTGCTTAATACTGCACGGAAACTACGCTATTACACCATTCTGTTGACACTTTACAGCATGGGCTTAAGGCTGGCCGAAGGCCTGAACCTGACCATTGCCGACATTGATTCCGAACTCATGAGAGTCCATTTGCGCAACTGCAAAGGCGGCAAGGATCGCTATGTTGATCTTCCCAGTCGAACACTTAAGGCCCTGCGCCGCTATTGGGCCACTCACCGAAACCCAAAGTTTCTTTTTCCTGAAGGCCAGAGCGCACAGCAACGGCACCGGGCGACTCAGCCCATGAGCCGTTCCTGCACCCAGAAAGCCATGAGACAGCTGGTTGAAGAATGCAGGATTAATAAAAAGGTCAGCCCTCACAGTTTACGACACAGCTTTGCCATGCACCTTCTTGAACAGGGTTTAAGTCTCAGGGCTATTCAGACGCTGCTCGGGCACATGTGCCCAAAAACCACCGCTATCTATACCCAGTTAACAGAAACCGCCCAACTTAATACCAGGAAAGTGATGAATCATCTGATCAATGAACTCAAGCTGAAAGGAGATGATCAATGA
- a CDS encoding IS91 family transposase, translating to MKLSDIAAQYADRFLEKYSQCLLPGHIKALQAIQHCRTSAAGMTLLECNSCRTRDQKPMSCGHRHCNRCQNTDTSEWLQRQRQKLLPVEYFMVTFTLPAQLRNLAWQHQRQVYDLLFRTAADTLKEFGSNSKKLDAGLGMTGVLHTHSRRLDYHPHIHFVVPGGGINTRRKEWRKLTGNYLFNGKNLAMVFRAKLLRALDEQGLLSPSLKTRLPKEWVVNCKRVGKGLPALEYLSRYLYRGVISDNNILASKRGKVTFSYLNSETGKKEKRTLPGEDFLWLVLKHVLPRRLRRSRDYGFLHSNAKNNYQWCNWF from the coding sequence ATGAAGCTTTCCGATATAGCAGCGCAATACGCTGATCGGTTTCTGGAAAAATACAGTCAATGTCTTTTACCTGGCCATATCAAAGCACTGCAAGCGATACAGCACTGTCGAACGTCGGCAGCCGGTATGACCTTGCTGGAATGCAACAGCTGCCGGACACGGGATCAAAAGCCCATGTCCTGCGGGCATCGCCACTGCAACCGCTGCCAGAACACCGATACCAGCGAGTGGCTGCAGCGGCAAAGACAAAAACTACTGCCCGTTGAATACTTTATGGTGACCTTCACCTTGCCAGCGCAACTTCGAAACCTGGCGTGGCAACATCAACGACAGGTGTACGATTTACTGTTCAGAACGGCAGCTGACACCCTAAAAGAATTCGGCAGCAATTCCAAAAAACTGGATGCAGGCCTGGGAATGACCGGCGTCCTGCACACTCATAGCCGACGACTGGATTACCATCCCCATATACACTTTGTCGTGCCAGGTGGCGGCATCAATACCCGACGAAAAGAGTGGCGCAAACTCACAGGCAACTACCTGTTCAATGGCAAGAACCTGGCCATGGTCTTTCGAGCCAAACTCCTTCGCGCCCTGGACGAACAGGGACTACTATCGCCGAGCCTGAAAACAAGGCTGCCCAAAGAGTGGGTCGTCAATTGCAAACGGGTAGGCAAAGGATTACCAGCACTTGAATATCTATCCCGCTATCTGTACCGAGGCGTGATCAGTGACAACAATATCCTGGCCAGCAAACGAGGAAAGGTGACCTTTTCTTACCTCAACAGTGAAACCGGCAAAAAGGAGAAGCGAACCCTGCCAGGAGAAGACTTCCTGTGGCTGGTACTGAAACATGTATTACCCAGACGACT
- a CDS encoding DUF2442 domain-containing protein, which yields MNPAVKSVQALENYKLHIEFENDELKEFDVSPYLEKGIFVELKDINYFKQVRVSFGSIEWPNEQDFSKDTLYLLGVTIQSSSQKH from the coding sequence ATGAATCCTGCGGTGAAATCAGTACAAGCTTTGGAAAATTACAAACTTCACATTGAGTTCGAGAATGATGAACTCAAAGAGTTCGATGTTTCCCCATACTTGGAAAAAGGTATTTTTGTAGAACTGAAGGATATTAATTACTTTAAGCAGGTAAGAGTTTCATTTGGTTCGATAGAATGGCCTAATGAGCAAGACTTCAGCAAAGACACTCTGTATCTTCTTGGCGTAACAATTCAGTCTTCTTCTCAAAAGCATTAA
- a CDS encoding helix-turn-helix transcriptional regulator — MSEYRKAKRHIEVSVGDSVRIVRELQELSQNELAEITGIPQSTLSAIENNRVNLGVERAKILARALKCHPAVLVFPGWDINQESAA, encoded by the coding sequence ATGAGCGAATATAGGAAAGCTAAACGTCATATAGAGGTGTCTGTGGGCGATTCGGTTCGGATTGTACGAGAGCTTCAAGAGCTCAGTCAGAATGAACTTGCGGAAATAACTGGGATACCGCAGTCTACACTTTCTGCAATCGAAAATAATCGAGTCAATCTTGGAGTTGAAAGGGCCAAGATCTTAGCTCGTGCCTTAAAATGTCATCCAGCCGTTCTAGTCTTTCCTGGTTGGGATATTAATCAAGAATCAGCGGCTTAA
- a CDS encoding transposase: MTARYPDACRDRTTAQYCTEIALLHHSVDTGEDFLWLVLKHVLPRRLRRSRDYGFLHSNAKKQLSLVQLVLNVMVKAVEPVVRPKFTCRRCGESMKHIAFGFLKPT, from the coding sequence GTGACTGCCCGTTATCCTGACGCCTGCAGAGATAGAACGACTGCTCAATACTGCACGGAAATTGCGCTATTACACCATTCTGTTGACACAGGAGAAGACTTCCTGTGGCTGGTACTGAAACATGTATTACCCAGGCGACTTCGAAGATCGCGGGATTATGGATTTTTACACAGCAACGCAAAAAAACAATTATCACTGGTGCAACTGGTTTTAAATGTGATGGTGAAAGCAGTCGAACCCGTCGTTCGCCCGAAATTCACATGCAGGCGTTGCGGTGAGTCTATGAAACACATTGCGTTCGGTTTCCTGAAACCGACCTGA
- a CDS encoding DUF4160 domain-containing protein, giving the protein MPTISMFYGLIVRMYYFDNQQHNMPHIHVFYQNFEAIIEIPTGKILEGNLPKSKQKLVDAWIEIHKESLMANWDLAVNGDSVFKIDPLK; this is encoded by the coding sequence ATGCCAACTATATCAATGTTTTATGGTCTGATTGTTCGAATGTATTACTTCGATAATCAGCAGCATAATATGCCTCATATTCATGTTTTTTATCAGAATTTTGAGGCAATTATCGAGATTCCTACGGGCAAAATACTCGAAGGAAATCTCCCCAAGAGCAAGCAAAAACTTGTTGATGCTTGGATAGAAATTCATAAAGAAAGTCTCATGGCTAACTGGGATTTAGCAGTAAATGGTGACTCAGTATTCAAAATTGATCCTTTAAAATAG
- a CDS encoding phage integrase N-terminal SAM-like domain-containing protein, with product MGNKYRLRPIRRLATFSDRCPDRLSPEDLKTCFAALVESHSWSTVKTDRNGLQFFWKHVLGKHWDFVEIIKPPTVK from the coding sequence GTGGGTAATAAATACCGCTTACGGCCAATTCGGCGGCTGGCAACCTTCTCTGATCGTTGTCCTGACAGACTCAGCCCTGAGGATTTAAAAACCTGTTTTGCCGCCCTGGTGGAAAGCCATTCCTGGAGCACGGTCAAAACCGATCGTAATGGCCTGCAGTTTTTCTGGAAACATGTTCTGGGCAAACACTGGGACTTTGTTGAAATCATCAAACCACCGACCGTCAAGTGA
- a CDS encoding aspartate/glutamate racemase family protein — MKTIGLLGGMSWESTASYYKAINEGVKEVLGGLHSAKICLYSVDFDEIEKLQHSGCWEETGKILSQAAQSVEAGGADFILICTNTMHKVSEEVQSSISIPLVHIADATAEKLVTDGIKRVGLLGTKFTMEQGFYKNRVSEKYGIEVIVPNDQDQDTIHQVIYNELCLGEINDESREKYLEIISNLYSKGADAVILGCTEIALLVEQQHTSIPLYDTTQIHAAQAVKLAISQSST; from the coding sequence ATGAAAACTATTGGTCTGCTTGGAGGAATGAGTTGGGAATCTACTGCAAGCTATTACAAAGCAATAAATGAAGGTGTCAAAGAAGTACTTGGTGGCTTACATTCAGCCAAAATCTGCCTCTATAGTGTTGACTTTGATGAAATAGAAAAGCTGCAACATTCCGGTTGTTGGGAAGAGACAGGAAAAATTCTTTCTCAAGCCGCGCAATCAGTTGAAGCGGGTGGGGCTGATTTTATTCTCATCTGTACAAATACAATGCACAAGGTCTCAGAGGAAGTTCAATCTTCTATTTCAATACCACTTGTTCATATTGCAGACGCAACCGCAGAAAAACTTGTTACTGATGGAATAAAGCGGGTTGGTTTGCTTGGTACAAAGTTCACAATGGAGCAAGGATTTTACAAAAATCGGGTTTCAGAAAAATATGGTATAGAGGTTATTGTTCCAAACGATCAGGATCAAGACACTATTCATCAAGTAATTTACAATGAGCTGTGCCTTGGTGAAATAAATGATGAATCGAGAGAAAAGTATCTGGAAATCATCAGCAACTTATATTCGAAAGGTGCTGATGCGGTAATTCTAGGTTGTACAGAAATCGCATTGCTTGTTGAGCAGCAGCATACAAGTATCCCGCTATACGACACAACACAAATTCATGCAGCACAAGCTGTGAAGTTGGCAATCAGTCAAAGCTCCACATAA
- a CDS encoding type II toxin-antitoxin system mRNA interferase toxin, RelE/StbE family — MWKIYEHKKLAGQLRKIPKDVLQRYEKWKDIVMISGPGGLKQIRGFNDEALRGDWKGFRSSRLNMQYRVIYKVEKDNVLVQVVKVTPHDYRRK; from the coding sequence ATGTGGAAAATATACGAACATAAGAAATTGGCTGGTCAGCTTCGAAAAATTCCGAAGGATGTCTTGCAAAGGTATGAAAAATGGAAGGATATCGTAATGATCTCAGGCCCTGGAGGCCTAAAGCAAATTCGTGGATTTAATGATGAGGCCCTACGTGGTGATTGGAAGGGCTTTCGATCATCACGCCTAAATATGCAATATAGAGTGATTTACAAAGTTGAGAAAGACAATGTTCTTGTGCAGGTCGTAAAAGTAACTCCACACGACTACAGGAGAAAATGA
- a CDS encoding restriction endonuclease: MSNGKELEEYVRNTYQFLLNMKDEGLNVEKDKKLVGKSGAVHQIDVYYEFVFGNRIHHVAIECKDYSSAVDKGRVQEFALKLQDIGNISGEMVSANGYQSGAKKIAEHYDINLKTINDLPTMPHLLGMRLSSVALPDESYKAEPFWTIMELRNDKVTGSYFGHTQDGRKFIPLFFSKYHALMYFQESNLDTKSWGIRGLPRHALRAFILMLDLLKRQSVEPMIMFRPPGDTSNSGFAGFVTDRKLLAKEYYCGEVPEPVTDSV, translated from the coding sequence ATGAGTAATGGCAAAGAGTTAGAAGAATACGTAAGAAATACGTATCAGTTCCTTCTCAATATGAAGGACGAAGGATTAAATGTAGAAAAAGATAAAAAATTAGTTGGTAAGTCTGGAGCGGTACATCAAATTGATGTTTATTATGAGTTTGTATTTGGCAATAGAATTCATCATGTTGCAATTGAATGCAAAGATTACTCATCTGCTGTTGACAAAGGTAGGGTTCAAGAATTTGCCTTAAAACTTCAAGATATTGGTAATATCTCAGGTGAAATGGTTTCTGCTAATGGATATCAGTCTGGTGCGAAAAAAATTGCAGAGCACTACGACATAAATCTAAAAACCATAAATGATTTACCAACTATGCCCCACTTGCTAGGAATGCGGTTGTCATCCGTTGCTTTGCCTGATGAAAGCTATAAAGCAGAACCATTCTGGACAATTATGGAGCTGAGAAATGATAAAGTAACAGGTTCATATTTTGGTCATACTCAAGATGGCAGAAAGTTCATACCACTTTTCTTTTCCAAATATCATGCATTGATGTACTTCCAAGAAAGTAATCTTGACACTAAATCGTGGGGAATAAGAGGGCTACCAAGACATGCTTTACGAGCCTTCATTCTTATGCTTGACCTTTTAAAACGTCAAAGTGTTGAACCCATGATTATGTTCAGGCCTCCTGGGGACACAAGTAATTCAGGCTTTGCAGGTTTCGTTACGGATCGTAAACTACTCGCAAAGGAGTATTATTGTGGTGAGGTTCCAGAGCCTGTGACAGATTCCGTTTAA
- a CDS encoding IS91 family transposase produces the protein MKLSDIAAQYGDRFLEKYSQCLLPGHIKALQAIQHCRTSAAGMTLLECNSCGTRDQKPMSCGHRHCNRCQNTDTSEWLQRQRQKLLPVEYFMVTFTLPAQLRNLAWQHQRQVYDLLFRTAADTLKEFGSNSKKLDAGLGMTGVLHTHSRRLDYHPHIHFVVPGGGINTRRKEWRKLTGNYLFNGKNLAMVFRAKLLRALDEQGLLSPSLKTRLPKEWIVNCKRVGKGLPALEYLSRYLYRGVISDNNILASKRGKVTFSYLNSETGKKEKRTLPGEDFLWLVLKHVLPRRLRRSRDYGFLHSNAKKQLSLVQLVLNVMVKAVEPVIRPKFTCRRCGESMKNIAFSFLKPT, from the coding sequence ATGAAGCTTTCCGATATAGCAGCGCAATACGGTGATCGGTTTCTGGAAAAATACAGTCAATGTCTTTTACCTGGCCATATCAAAGCACTGCAAGCGATACAGCACTGTCGAACGTCGGCAGCCGGTATGACGTTGCTGGAATGCAACAGCTGCGGGACACGGGATCAAAAGCCCATGTCCTGCGGGCATCGCCACTGCAACCGCTGCCAGAACACCGATACCAGCGAGTGGCTGCAGCGGCAAAGACAAAAATTACTGCCCGTTGAATACTTTATGGTGACCTTCACCTTGCCAGCGCAACTTCGAAACCTGGCGTGGCAACATCAACGACAGGTGTACGATTTACTGTTCAGAACGGCAGCTGACACCCTAAAAGAATTCGGCAGCAATTCCAAAAAACTGGATGCAGGCCTGGGAATGACCGGCGTCCTGCACACTCATAGCCGACGACTGGATTACCATCCCCATATACACTTTGTCGTGCCAGGTGGCGGCATCAATACCCGACGAAAAGAGTGGCGCAAACTCACAGGCAACTACCTGTTCAATGGCAAGAACCTGGCCATGGTCTTTCGAGCCAAACTCCTTCGCGCCCTGGACGAACAGGGACTACTATCTCCGAGCCTGAAAACAAGGCTGCCCAAAGAGTGGATCGTCAATTGCAAACGGGTAGGCAAAGGATTACCAGCACTTGAATATCTATCCCGCTATCTGTACCGAGGCGTGATCAGTGACAACAATATCCTGGCCAGCAAACGAGGAAAGGTGACCTTTTCTTACCTCAACAGTGAAACCGGCAAAAAGGAGAAGCGGACCCTGCCAGGAGAAGACTTCCTGTGGCTGGTACTGAAACATGTATTACCCAGACGACTTCGACGATCGCGGGATTACGGATTTTTACACAGCAACGCAAAAAAACAATTATCACTGGTACAACTGGTTTTAAATGTGATGGTGAAAGCAGTCGAACCCGTCATTCGCCCGAAATTTACATGCAGGCGTTGCGGTGAGTCTATGAAAAACATTGCGTTCAGTTTCCTGAAACCGACCTGA
- a CDS encoding nucleotide-binding protein → MDKARLFIASSVESLSVAEAINVNLDHDMEVTIWKNGTFNLSSSTIDDLVKKTSSVDFALFIFTPDDLVTIREKEINIVRDNVLFELGLFIGAIGKERCFILKPRGVELHLPTDLLGVSPADYDPDRSDDDLISSTNRACTLVRKEVKRLGVIGRVSISASKKIIANPQNYDLKTPDLAFLAAALSTHTQHPEGVAFHVLSSNVTEFDQNRLQITAIKLERMNLLEKTIEVDNQYDGEYYSYKITNDGIDILLKNEHLFDTVPPTEVPSGFDDIDF, encoded by the coding sequence ATGGATAAGGCAAGACTATTCATAGCGTCATCGGTTGAGAGTCTCTCCGTTGCTGAAGCAATCAATGTGAATCTTGATCATGATATGGAAGTTACCATATGGAAAAATGGAACTTTTAATTTATCATCCAGCACTATTGATGATCTGGTAAAAAAGACCTCAAGCGTAGACTTTGCATTGTTTATCTTTACTCCAGACGATCTCGTCACCATCAGAGAAAAAGAGATAAACATAGTAAGAGATAACGTCCTGTTTGAGCTTGGATTATTTATCGGAGCTATCGGAAAAGAAAGATGCTTCATTCTAAAGCCGAGGGGAGTTGAACTTCATCTTCCAACTGACTTATTAGGTGTTTCACCTGCTGATTATGATCCTGATAGATCAGATGATGACCTGATTTCTTCAACAAATCGTGCGTGTACTCTTGTAAGGAAAGAAGTTAAGCGACTTGGAGTTATAGGCAGAGTTAGCATTTCAGCATCGAAAAAAATAATTGCAAATCCACAAAACTACGATCTTAAAACACCAGATTTAGCATTTTTAGCTGCTGCTTTAAGCACTCATACGCAACACCCAGAAGGTGTAGCTTTCCATGTGCTTTCCAGTAACGTTACTGAATTTGATCAAAACAGGTTGCAAATAACTGCTATTAAACTTGAAAGAATGAATCTATTAGAGAAAACAATAGAGGTTGATAACCAGTATGATGGAGAATATTATTCTTACAAAATTACTAATGATGGAATAGACATTCTTCTAAAAAATGAACATCTATTTGATACTGTGCCACCGACCGAGGTGCCAAGCGGCTTTGATGATATCGACTTTTAG
- a CDS encoding site-specific integrase: MERSEQIRFDKLYQKHITTLKLQGKRKSTIDLYSRPLRRLATFFDRCPDRLSPEDLKTYFAALVESHSWSTVKTDRNGLQFFWKHVLGKHWDFVEIIKPPTVKRLPVILTPAEVERLLNTARKLRYYTILLTLYSMGLRLAEGLNLTIADIDSELMRVHLRTCKGGKDRYVDLPSRTLKALRRYWATHRNPRFLFPEGQSAQQRHRATQPMSRSCTQKAMRQLVEECRINKKVSPHSLRHSFATHLLEQGLSLRAIQTLLGHMCPKTTAIYTQLTETAQLNTRKVMNHLINELKLKGDDQ; the protein is encoded by the coding sequence ATGGAACGTTCTGAGCAAATCCGGTTTGACAAACTGTATCAAAAACACATCACCACCCTGAAGCTTCAGGGCAAAAGAAAATCAACCATTGATCTATACAGCAGGCCGCTGCGGCGGCTGGCAACCTTCTTTGATCGTTGTCCTGACAGACTCAGCCCTGAGGATTTAAAAACCTATTTTGCCGCCCTGGTGGAAAGCCATTCTTGGAGCACTGTCAAAACCGATCGTAATGGCCTGCAGTTTTTCTGGAAACATGTTCTGGGCAAACACTGGGACTTTGTTGAAATCATCAAACCACCGACCGTCAAGCGACTGCCCGTTATCCTGACGCCTGCAGAGGTAGAACGACTGCTCAATACTGCACGGAAACTGCGCTATTACACCATTCTGTTGACACTTTACAGCATGGGCTTAAGGCTGGCCGAAGGCCTGAACCTGACCATTGCCGACATTGATTCCGAACTCATGAGAGTCCATTTGCGCACCTGCAAAGGCGGCAAGGATCGCTATGTTGATCTTCCCAGTCGAACACTTAAGGCCCTGCGCCGCTATTGGGCCACTCACCGAAACCCAAGGTTTCTTTTTCCTGAAGGCCAGAGCGCACAGCAACGGCACCGGGCGACTCAGCCCATGAGCCGTTCCTGCACCCAGAAAGCCATGAGACAGCTGGTTGAAGAATGCAGGATTAATAAAAAGGTCAGCCCTCACAGTTTACGACACAGCTTTGCCACGCACCTTCTTGAACAGGGTTTAAGTCTCAGGGCTATTCAGACGCTGCTCGGGCACATGTGCCCAAAAACCACCGCTATCTATACCCAGTTAACAGAAACCGCCCAACTTAATACCAGGAAAGTGATGAATCATCTGATCAATGAACTCAAGCTGAAAGGAGATGATCAATGA
- a CDS encoding IS91 family transposase has protein sequence MKLSDIAAQYADRFLEKYSQCLLPGHIKALQAIQHCRTSAAGMTLLECNSCRTRDQKPMSCGHRHCNRCQNTDTSEWLQRQRQKLLPVEYFMVTFTLPAQLRNLAWQHQRQVYDLLFRTAADTLKEFGSNSKKLDAGLGMTGVLHTHSRRLDYHPHIHFVVPGGGINTRRKEWRKLTGNYLFNGKNLAMVFRAKLLRALDEQGLLSPSLKTRLPKEWVVNCKRVGKGLPALEYLSRYLYRGVISDNNILASKRGKVTFSYLNSETGKKEKRTLPGEDFLWLVLKHVLPRRLRRSRDYGFLHSNAKKQLSLVQLVLNVMVKAVEPVIRPKFTCRHCGESMKHIAFSFLKPT, from the coding sequence ATGAAGCTTTCCGATATAGCAGCGCAATACGCTGATCGGTTTCTGGAAAAATACAGTCAATGTCTTTTACCTGGCCATATCAAAGCACTGCAAGCGATACAGCACTGTCGAACGTCGGCAGCCGGTATGACCTTGCTGGAATGCAACAGCTGCCGGACACGGGATCAAAAGCCCATGTCCTGCGGGCATCGCCACTGCAACCGCTGCCAGAACACCGATACCAGCGAGTGGCTGCAGCGGCAAAGACAAAAACTACTGCCCGTTGAATACTTTATGGTGACCTTCACCTTGCCAGCACAACTTCGAAACCTGGCGTGGCAACATCAACGACAGGTGTACGATTTACTGTTCAGAACGGCAGCTGACACCCTAAAAGAATTCGGCAGCAATTCCAAAAAACTGGATGCAGGCCTGGGAATGACCGGCGTCCTGCACACTCATAGCCGACGACTGGATTACCATCCCCATATACACTTTGTCGTGCCAGGTGGCGGCATCAATACCCGACGAAAAGAGTGGCGCAAACTCACAGGCAACTACCTGTTCAATGGCAAGAACCTGGCCATGGTCTTTCGAGCCAAACTCCTTCGCGCCCTGGACGAACAGGGACTACTATCGCCGAGCCTGAAAACAAGGCTGCCCAAAGAGTGGGTCGTCAATTGCAAACGGGTAGGCAAAGGATTACCAGCACTTGAATATCTATCCCGCTATCTGTACCGAGGCGTGATCAGTGACAACAATATCCTGGCCAGCAAACGAGGAAAGGTGACCTTTTCTTACCTCAACAGTGAAACCGGCAAAAAGGAGAAGCGAACCCTGCCAGGAGAAGACTTCCTGTGGCTGGTACTGAAACATGTATTACCCAGACGACTTCGACGATCGCGGGATTACGGATTTTTACACAGCAACGCAAAAAAACAATTATCACTGGTGCAACTGGTTTTAAACGTGATGGTGAAAGCAGTCGAACCTGTCATTCGCCCGAAATTCACATGCAGGCATTGCGGTGAGTCTATGAAACACATTGCGTTCAGTTTCCTGAAACCGACCTGA
- a CDS encoding GNAT family protein — METERIKLSPPSMELVSKVHDAIKESENNFSVYLPWVPSALSHPEENMKEAIKNYESFNGELRFFIIEKSTDDLLGAIGLIIRDKTVPFFEIGYWLRDSKAGKGFVSEALKVLEHYAFQELGAKRVEIRAAECNKKSRAVAGRNGYQLEAIFINERRLPSGELSNTVVYGKTGL, encoded by the coding sequence GTGGAAACCGAGAGAATCAAGTTATCTCCTCCTTCAATGGAGTTAGTATCAAAAGTTCATGATGCTATCAAAGAAAGTGAGAATAATTTCAGTGTATATTTGCCTTGGGTTCCAAGTGCCTTATCTCATCCTGAAGAAAATATGAAAGAGGCAATTAAAAACTATGAATCATTTAATGGTGAGTTGAGATTTTTTATCATTGAAAAATCTACCGATGACCTACTTGGTGCCATTGGGTTGATAATACGAGATAAGACCGTACCATTTTTTGAAATTGGTTACTGGCTGAGAGATTCCAAAGCAGGTAAAGGCTTTGTCTCAGAGGCTTTAAAAGTTCTTGAACACTATGCATTTCAAGAGCTTGGCGCAAAACGAGTAGAAATCCGAGCAGCTGAATGTAACAAAAAAAGTCGTGCTGTTGCAGGGCGAAATGGTTATCAACTCGAAGCAATATTCATAAATGAACGCCGCCTTCCATCTGGTGAGTTATCAAATACCGTTGTGTACGGGAAAACCGGCTTATAA